A window of Thermus antranikianii DSM 12462 contains these coding sequences:
- a CDS encoding formate dehydrogenase accessory sulfurtransferase FdhD, with product MWRFEGGRFQEEAYSLPEEERFLLLVNGRPWASFSYTPGDEVYLALGHLFLSGVLSGLEGVRWLVGEGVVAVDLPGDPERGVGVRDSGCAAGLRYGEPRLSPLPKVPLDPELPLELMAQLRQHAVRYARTRGIHGAALFDLSGRLLYVNEDIGRHNAVDRLAGYMLLEGVRPPVLLAVTGRVSQEMAGKAIGMGAVLLASRTGATLPAVNLARHYGLALAAYVRPTGYRLYAPGGMPVPEGVLRP from the coding sequence ATGTGGAGGTTTGAAGGGGGTCGCTTTCAGGAGGAGGCCTATTCTTTGCCGGAGGAGGAGCGATTCCTCCTTTTGGTGAACGGCAGGCCCTGGGCTTCCTTCAGCTATACCCCTGGGGATGAGGTCTACCTCGCCCTAGGCCATCTCTTCCTGAGCGGGGTGCTCTCGGGCCTCGAGGGGGTGCGCTGGTTAGTGGGCGAAGGGGTGGTGGCCGTGGACCTGCCGGGGGATCCCGAGAGGGGGGTGGGGGTGCGGGATAGCGGTTGCGCTGCGGGGCTACGGTATGGTGAACCCAGGCTTTCTCCCTTGCCGAAGGTACCCCTGGATCCCGAACTGCCCCTAGAGCTCATGGCCCAACTGCGCCAGCATGCGGTGCGCTACGCCCGGACCCGGGGTATACATGGAGCGGCCCTCTTTGACCTTTCTGGGCGGCTTCTCTACGTCAACGAGGATATCGGTCGCCACAACGCTGTGGACCGCCTGGCGGGGTACATGCTCCTAGAGGGTGTGCGGCCTCCCGTGCTCTTGGCGGTAACCGGCAGGGTGAGCCAGGAGATGGCGGGAAAGGCCATCGGCATGGGGGCGGTGCTCCTGGCGAGCCGGACGGGGGCCACCCTTCCTGCCGTAAACCTAGCGCGCCACTATGGCCTGGCTTTGGCGGCCTACGTGCGCCCAACAGGCTACCGCCTCTACGCCCCAGGCGGTATGCCAGTGCCCGAGGGAGTCCTCAGGCCTTAG
- the tatA gene encoding twin-arginine translocase TatA/TatE family subunit, translating into MRLGPVEILLILLVILLLFGAKKLPELARGIGQSAREFKKGLQEGEEKKEEPKA; encoded by the coding sequence ATGCGCTTAGGTCCGGTGGAAATCCTCCTCATCCTTCTCGTCATCCTCCTCCTCTTCGGCGCCAAGAAGCTTCCCGAGCTGGCCCGGGGCATTGGCCAGTCGGCCAGGGAGTTCAAAAAGGGCCTTCAGGAGGGCGAGGAAAAGAAGGAAGAGCCTAAGGCCTGA